One window of Rhizobium leguminosarum genomic DNA carries:
- a CDS encoding UvrD-helicase domain-containing protein yields MTYTGSDDWTASAGIKLEGTALEVVKSMRSLSVLAGPGAGKTEILAQRANFLLTTGACSPPRRILAIAFKVDAARNLLERVQARCDPIFWPRFESLTLHSFAKRILDQFREALPDDERPTANYRIFAPRAAIWNDFRRGVEAEIPAISGYTNERLSEVAHSQPFGGLFPDDDGRERVRKAWWKFCIQSSQSSITFDMVLLLATMILKKQQAVQSALRRTYSHVFLDEFQDVNDFQYRLITAAFSGSDTVLTAVGDTNQAIMKYAGALPDVFQRLETDFSAAPRRLLFNFRSNAAIVGLINSVVTLFESDPVPTEAARKDDPVPPDAIEGWIFATRDDESLAIAEFISSEIGSGRRPEDFVVLARSYIGNVEERLRPHFKAKGIGIRNESRKFRDIEIQDLLKEPAVRFIVATLKLAVNARIGSPFQVCRDFVAEFEGWDIASERGLAGSLGATRLLVDELSGVLLGRGAADVTGNSIVNTVVTEIRKGQLSRTYGDYRNKDRLDAVLAAFSEFYDTCAHKDETWEQCIDAIEGRGVVRLMTIHKSKGLEYHTVFFVELNDDVFWNSQDDANVFLVALSRARERVKFSFCEDSKGFRNVRQLIASLGKAGMAFVRKTGAQ; encoded by the coding sequence GTGACCTACACTGGCAGCGACGACTGGACGGCTTCCGCTGGCATCAAACTCGAGGGAACTGCTCTCGAGGTCGTGAAATCGATGCGATCATTGTCGGTTCTGGCTGGGCCCGGGGCTGGAAAGACCGAGATTCTTGCGCAGCGAGCAAACTTCCTACTGACAACTGGTGCATGCTCACCGCCGAGGCGAATTCTCGCTATCGCCTTCAAGGTTGATGCTGCTCGCAACCTTTTGGAGCGAGTACAGGCGCGATGCGATCCTATCTTCTGGCCCAGATTTGAATCCCTCACGCTCCACAGCTTCGCCAAACGAATCCTCGATCAGTTTCGCGAAGCGTTGCCGGATGACGAACGTCCAACGGCAAACTATCGCATTTTCGCACCAAGAGCGGCGATATGGAATGATTTCAGAAGAGGCGTGGAAGCCGAAATTCCTGCCATTTCAGGCTACACCAATGAGCGCCTAAGCGAGGTAGCTCATTCGCAACCGTTCGGCGGCCTCTTCCCGGATGACGATGGAAGGGAACGGGTTCGAAAGGCGTGGTGGAAATTCTGCATCCAATCCAGCCAGTCGAGTATCACGTTCGATATGGTTCTGCTGCTTGCGACGATGATTCTAAAAAAGCAGCAGGCCGTGCAGTCGGCACTCCGCCGTACATATTCACACGTATTCCTGGATGAATTCCAGGACGTCAACGATTTCCAGTATCGCCTTATCACGGCGGCCTTCTCGGGAAGCGACACCGTCCTGACAGCCGTTGGCGACACCAATCAGGCGATCATGAAGTATGCCGGCGCGCTACCTGACGTGTTCCAACGGCTGGAAACGGATTTCTCTGCCGCTCCTCGTCGGCTGTTGTTCAACTTCCGCTCCAACGCTGCGATCGTTGGATTGATCAACTCGGTTGTCACACTTTTCGAGAGCGATCCCGTTCCCACTGAAGCCGCCCGAAAGGACGATCCCGTACCTCCCGACGCAATCGAAGGGTGGATCTTTGCTACTCGGGACGACGAAAGCCTCGCCATCGCCGAATTCATCAGTAGCGAGATCGGATCTGGCAGGCGACCAGAGGACTTCGTCGTGTTGGCTCGTTCGTACATCGGAAATGTCGAGGAAAGGCTTCGCCCTCATTTCAAAGCGAAGGGCATAGGGATCAGGAACGAATCCAGGAAGTTCCGCGACATCGAGATCCAGGATCTGCTCAAAGAGCCTGCCGTTCGGTTTATCGTGGCTACTTTGAAGCTGGCCGTGAACGCGAGGATAGGAAGTCCTTTCCAGGTGTGCCGCGACTTCGTCGCTGAGTTCGAGGGCTGGGACATTGCGTCGGAGCGTGGTTTGGCGGGAAGCCTTGGCGCGACACGCCTGCTAGTGGACGAGCTTTCCGGTGTCCTGCTGGGGAGAGGCGCCGCAGATGTTACAGGAAACTCAATCGTCAACACGGTCGTGACCGAAATCCGAAAGGGACAACTCTCGAGGACATACGGCGACTATCGAAACAAGGATCGGCTCGACGCTGTGCTGGCCGCGTTCAGCGAATTCTATGACACGTGCGCACACAAGGACGAGACGTGGGAACAATGCATCGATGCGATCGAGGGGCGCGGCGTTGTGCGCCTCATGACGATTCATAAATCCAAGGGGCTAGAGTACCACACTGTCTTCTTCGTCGAGCTCAATGACGATGTGTTCTGGAACAGTCAGGACGACGCCAATGTATTTCTGGTGGCGCTGTCTCGGGCTCGAGAGCGAGTAAAGTTTTCCTTCTGCGAGGATAGCAAAGGATTCAGAAACGTTCGGCAACTCATCGCCTCGCTGGGAAAAGCAGGCATGGCTTTTGTAAGGAAAACTGGGGCGCAATGA
- a CDS encoding GapR family DNA-binding domain-containing protein, whose product MSDAHGVARDQLRAFIERIERLEEEKKTIASDFHTL is encoded by the coding sequence ATGTCTGATGCTCATGGCGTCGCCCGCGATCAGCTTCGCGCTTTCATCGAGCGCATTGAACGGCTGGAAGAAGAAAAGAAGACCATCGCATCGGATTTTCACACATTGTGA
- a CDS encoding DNA cytosine methyltransferase, giving the protein MPATFGITDLFAGPGGLGEGFSSLSVDQHNPFNIGISVEKDASAHKTLRLRAFLRAYYVKHGKLPDEFVTFHAGAAGEPDWASVDAGAWSHASKEARQLELGKIPASEAIDEAIANLRKFDDTILIGGPPCQAYSLVGRARSRGKPDYVPEQDERHFLFREYIRVLERLRPAAFVMENVKGMLSSTVESRRVFEMFMEDLSSLGTKSGHLYDLFAVHVENGEGRLRQAKKPSDFVVKAEEFGVPQRRHRVIIIGIRADLASRASAASIAVNKKRRTVNDAIGNLGHLRSGISGSGDTFEQWNDHLSDWARTLAFKSDVPLEQPFRTLVSDTESRLPLPRSSESLPSSYGTSNDELLRWLERPELRSIAQHATRGHMASDLGRYLFAAVFGKVHGYSPKASEFPEILRPNHRNWDSGIFADRFRVQLANEASTTVTSHISKDGHYFIHPDPAQCRSLTVREAARLQTFPDDYLFMGNRTQQYVQVGNAVPPFLARQIANLVYASLTSTNL; this is encoded by the coding sequence TTGCCCGCCACTTTCGGTATCACTGATCTCTTTGCCGGACCGGGTGGATTGGGTGAAGGGTTTTCTTCTCTATCTGTCGATCAGCATAACCCATTTAATATCGGCATCTCCGTGGAAAAGGACGCGTCCGCGCATAAAACGTTGCGGCTAAGGGCCTTCTTGCGAGCTTACTACGTCAAACACGGGAAACTTCCGGACGAGTTTGTCACTTTCCACGCGGGAGCGGCAGGAGAGCCTGACTGGGCTTCAGTCGACGCCGGCGCTTGGAGCCACGCGTCCAAAGAAGCCAGACAGCTGGAACTTGGCAAGATTCCGGCCTCCGAAGCGATAGATGAAGCGATCGCAAATCTTCGAAAGTTTGATGACACCATTCTGATTGGTGGCCCTCCTTGTCAGGCGTACTCGCTCGTTGGACGTGCGCGATCGAGAGGCAAGCCCGACTACGTGCCAGAGCAAGACGAACGTCATTTTCTCTTTCGGGAGTACATACGAGTTTTGGAGCGACTGCGACCAGCGGCATTCGTTATGGAAAACGTAAAGGGGATGCTTTCATCAACCGTCGAGAGCCGCCGCGTTTTCGAAATGTTTATGGAAGACTTGTCGTCTTTAGGCACCAAGAGCGGTCACCTCTACGACCTCTTCGCAGTACACGTGGAGAACGGAGAAGGACGGCTTCGCCAAGCAAAAAAGCCGTCTGACTTTGTGGTGAAGGCCGAGGAGTTTGGTGTGCCGCAACGACGGCACCGCGTGATCATCATCGGCATTCGAGCAGATTTGGCCTCTCGCGCTTCGGCGGCAAGCATCGCCGTCAATAAAAAACGCAGGACGGTCAACGATGCCATCGGAAACTTGGGGCATCTCCGCAGTGGCATCAGCGGTTCCGGCGACACCTTCGAGCAATGGAACGACCACCTCTCGGACTGGGCCAGAACATTGGCCTTCAAGTCGGACGTGCCCTTGGAACAACCATTCCGCACGCTAGTGAGCGATACTGAAAGTCGATTACCGCTGCCTCGATCGTCCGAAAGCCTTCCGAGCAGTTACGGTACGTCCAACGACGAATTGCTTCGATGGCTCGAGCGCCCAGAACTGCGCTCGATCGCCCAGCATGCCACCCGCGGACATATGGCATCCGACCTTGGACGATACCTATTTGCTGCAGTGTTCGGAAAGGTTCACGGATACAGCCCGAAAGCATCCGAGTTCCCTGAAATACTCCGGCCAAACCACCGCAATTGGGACAGTGGAATTTTTGCAGATCGTTTCCGAGTTCAGTTGGCGAACGAAGCGTCGACGACTGTCACGAGCCACATTTCGAAAGACGGGCACTACTTCATCCATCCCGACCCTGCTCAGTGCCGCAGCCTGACAGTACGGGAGGCAGCACGTCTTCAGACCTTCCCGGACGACTACTTATTCATGGGCAATCGGACCCAGCAATATGTTCAAGTGGGGAATGCGGTACCGCCATTCTTGGCGCGACAAATCGCAAATCTTGTTTACGCATCGCTTACTTCAACAAACCTATAA
- a CDS encoding very short patch repair endonuclease: MTDIVDPMTRSRMMAGIRGKNTKPELVLRRALHAEGLRFRLHSKNIIGAPDIVFPKYAAAVFVHGCFWHRHHGCRYATTPFTRRDFWEAKFAANVARDNSVKSTLLGMGWRVATVWECALRKPSSVQESAQALVDWLKSTAKELEIGEGAT, from the coding sequence ATGACTGATATTGTCGACCCTATGACACGGTCGCGGATGATGGCCGGGATCAGGGGAAAGAACACGAAGCCCGAACTTGTGCTTCGTCGCGCACTTCATGCGGAAGGGCTGCGCTTCAGGCTCCACAGCAAGAATATTATTGGGGCACCTGATATCGTCTTCCCGAAATATGCTGCGGCCGTGTTCGTACACGGCTGTTTTTGGCATCGGCACCACGGCTGCCGCTACGCGACCACGCCCTTCACCCGACGGGACTTTTGGGAAGCCAAATTTGCAGCCAATGTTGCCAGAGACAATAGCGTCAAGAGTACCTTACTCGGGATGGGATGGCGGGTTGCAACTGTTTGGGAATGTGCATTGCGAAAGCCAAGCTCGGTTCAAGAGTCCGCACAAGCTCTAGTCGATTGGTTAAAGTCCACGGCGAAGGAGCTGGAGATCGGTGAGGGGGCCACTTAG
- a CDS encoding ATP-dependent nuclease, whose product MHIESLSIRNFRCFGDEAVQINLAAGTNAFVGNNGAGKTAALEALKRLFSPIAADRQIGRSDVHFGPGEDIQTIKGSDREIVIEAVFGFPGNTTNAQVFTDLFFNGSDKSLKVRVRLECKYSNANEIDDDLETKFYAVRTLDPVPFGPDDERKTPLRGRPTQYAEVVYIPAHRDARGVSQTALRNLLQRLERSADWDETTKSKSKGFAEDLQRNLNETPALKLVTQTLEGFWASLHDGHYDGTVELGVIATEFQKLIRDLTLRFMKAPGGGQRQLDELSEGQTSLLYFALSATLHKLMSDMQKAAPNKLDGFVAPDFIHPPLTIFALEEPENHLAPFYLPKLISLIDTLNADGTAQAVVTSHATSILSRIPPRHVRYFRIDPSSLTSRALALPLPEKESEEDKFVQQVILTNPEVYFARLVVVGEGDTERLVIPRVADALGVSLDPSFIAYVSIGGRHAQHLWRLLNGLDIPHITLLDFDLGRTGGGLGRLKNAVSWLTDLGPSYVPTWLDKDKNDVPATAEEFAGLPPLTPETYASRVQWLRRRNIFYSAPVDLDMMMLQAFPEAYEAETPYNTSPAPPEITRLETSVFKKGPGRAAIQAVGLSITNEQLHAYDELFKSSSKPGSHLLAFTKLTPEKIKADCPEPLEALVTRAKEMLAAKAKSGDGL is encoded by the coding sequence ATGCACATCGAAAGCCTCTCGATCCGCAATTTCCGCTGCTTCGGTGATGAAGCGGTTCAGATCAATCTTGCAGCCGGCACCAATGCGTTCGTCGGAAACAACGGCGCGGGCAAGACAGCCGCCCTGGAGGCGTTGAAGCGCCTGTTTTCGCCTATCGCCGCCGACAGGCAGATTGGGCGATCCGATGTCCATTTCGGCCCGGGCGAGGACATCCAAACGATCAAAGGGTCCGACCGGGAGATCGTCATCGAGGCCGTATTCGGATTTCCGGGCAATACGACCAATGCCCAAGTGTTCACGGATCTGTTCTTCAACGGGAGCGACAAGAGCCTGAAGGTAAGGGTTCGGCTCGAATGCAAGTACAGCAACGCGAACGAAATCGACGATGATCTCGAGACCAAGTTCTATGCCGTGCGAACTCTCGATCCAGTCCCTTTCGGTCCGGACGATGAACGAAAGACGCCGCTTCGTGGACGCCCGACCCAGTACGCAGAGGTTGTCTACATTCCCGCCCACAGGGACGCCCGGGGCGTCAGCCAGACCGCTCTTCGAAACCTCCTGCAACGGCTGGAGCGCTCGGCGGACTGGGACGAGACAACGAAGTCCAAGTCAAAAGGATTCGCCGAAGACCTCCAGAGGAACCTCAACGAGACACCCGCTCTCAAGCTGGTGACCCAGACCCTGGAGGGCTTCTGGGCCTCCCTTCACGACGGCCACTATGACGGAACGGTCGAACTAGGGGTCATCGCGACCGAGTTCCAAAAGCTGATCCGCGACCTTACCTTGCGTTTCATGAAAGCCCCGGGAGGTGGCCAGCGTCAACTGGACGAACTCAGCGAGGGGCAGACGTCGCTTCTGTATTTCGCGCTGTCTGCGACTCTGCACAAGCTGATGTCAGACATGCAGAAGGCTGCACCGAATAAGCTGGACGGTTTCGTGGCCCCGGATTTTATCCACCCACCGCTTACGATATTCGCGTTGGAGGAACCGGAAAACCACCTAGCGCCGTTCTACCTTCCGAAGCTGATTTCGCTGATCGACACGCTCAACGCAGACGGCACGGCACAGGCTGTCGTGACGAGCCACGCGACTAGCATACTCAGTCGAATCCCGCCGCGGCATGTTCGGTATTTCCGCATCGACCCGTCCTCACTGACGAGCCGTGCGCTTGCTCTTCCCCTTCCGGAAAAGGAATCGGAGGAAGACAAATTTGTCCAACAGGTCATACTGACGAATCCTGAAGTCTACTTCGCAAGGCTGGTTGTCGTTGGAGAGGGTGATACAGAGCGATTGGTTATACCGAGAGTCGCCGACGCACTTGGTGTCAGTCTGGATCCTTCGTTCATTGCCTACGTCTCAATCGGAGGACGCCATGCACAGCATCTCTGGCGACTTTTGAATGGCCTCGATATCCCGCACATCACTTTGCTGGACTTTGACCTTGGCCGAACTGGTGGTGGCCTCGGACGCCTAAAAAATGCGGTCTCCTGGCTGACAGACCTCGGACCTTCGTACGTCCCCACGTGGTTGGACAAAGACAAGAATGACGTGCCAGCAACAGCGGAGGAGTTTGCTGGCCTTCCTCCCCTTACGCCGGAGACTTATGCCTCACGGGTGCAATGGCTACGGCGTCGGAACATCTTTTATTCGGCACCAGTAGATCTCGATATGATGATGCTTCAAGCCTTCCCAGAGGCGTACGAGGCCGAAACACCATACAACACAAGCCCCGCTCCTCCGGAGATCACCAGGCTTGAGACGAGCGTGTTCAAGAAGGGGCCCGGGCGCGCTGCAATCCAGGCGGTGGGCCTCTCCATTACGAACGAACAGCTGCACGCCTACGACGAACTGTTCAAATCGAGTTCGAAACCGGGATCTCACCTCCTCGCTTTCACGAAGCTGACACCCGAAAAGATAAAGGCGGACTGCCCCGAGCCTCTCGAAGCATTGGTCACGCGGGCAAAAGAAATGCTGGCGGCAAAGGCAAAGTCCGGAGATGGACTGTGA
- a CDS encoding caspase family protein, whose protein sequence is MFTIVDSGGQSRELYSASNAVLIMEGNYTNSHWPAVKQSASENETRLVEALEKRGFHVYVWRDLGSKELIGTVEDIRRNLGFVKDSRFFFYYFGHGKKLGQDGDDPPPSTFLVPVDAPPASDVEFEKVSFNINRLVDLAGAIKVRHAFFALEACRAGEVILSMGEPAPNPQGYILSKEILRSSREFLTAGNADQDVPAKGEFSKLLVSGMTQADDEKTGDRFVTGSEMMTYVINKMPNLNPGQNPQAGDLVQKHGDFIFGRAETDVPELPVERIAPSNIRAQIDLPPDVAASMSVILHVGKVPGIDGARKVQALLAKYGVPTKAIVPINPEQTPKGNIIRYYNNGDLRGANGLRDLLRIETGKVPSIEQPDGVRGQHGLVDFWL, encoded by the coding sequence GTGTTCACAATCGTTGACAGCGGAGGCCAGTCCAGAGAGCTTTATTCCGCTAGCAATGCTGTGCTCATTATGGAGGGGAATTACACGAACTCCCATTGGCCTGCGGTAAAACAGTCCGCAAGCGAGAACGAGACGCGGTTAGTTGAGGCCTTGGAAAAAAGGGGATTTCACGTCTACGTTTGGCGGGATCTCGGTTCGAAAGAGCTAATAGGCACGGTGGAAGATATAAGAAGAAATCTTGGGTTCGTGAAAGATTCGCGCTTTTTCTTCTATTATTTCGGACATGGAAAGAAGCTAGGTCAGGATGGCGACGACCCACCACCAAGCACGTTTCTGGTGCCGGTCGATGCGCCGCCTGCTTCAGATGTCGAGTTTGAAAAGGTGTCTTTCAACATCAACCGATTAGTTGATCTTGCCGGCGCGATCAAAGTTCGCCACGCGTTTTTTGCGCTCGAAGCATGTCGGGCCGGAGAGGTTATCCTTTCTATGGGAGAACCTGCCCCGAATCCTCAGGGATATATCCTTAGCAAGGAGATACTACGCAGCTCGCGTGAATTCCTGACGGCAGGAAATGCCGACCAAGACGTGCCGGCGAAAGGTGAGTTTTCGAAGCTCCTGGTAAGCGGGATGACACAGGCGGATGACGAGAAAACTGGGGACCGTTTTGTGACCGGCTCGGAGATGATGACGTATGTGATCAACAAAATGCCAAACCTGAATCCTGGTCAAAATCCTCAAGCGGGAGACCTAGTTCAAAAGCACGGCGATTTCATTTTTGGCCGCGCGGAGACAGATGTTCCGGAATTGCCCGTTGAAAGGATAGCACCCAGCAATATCAGAGCACAGATCGACCTGCCTCCGGATGTCGCCGCATCAATGAGCGTTATACTACATGTTGGGAAAGTTCCAGGAATCGATGGCGCTCGCAAGGTGCAAGCATTATTGGCCAAGTACGGCGTTCCTACAAAAGCAATAGTTCCTATTAACCCTGAACAGACGCCGAAGGGCAATATAATCAGATACTATAACAATGGCGATCTCCGGGGAGCCAATGGTCTACGAGATTTGCTACGCATTGAAACGGGTAAAGTCCCTAGCATCGAACAACCCGACGGAGTTCGCGGGCAACACGGCTTGGTGGATTTTTGGCTATGA
- a CDS encoding CHAP domain-containing protein, whose protein sequence is MGALATMGLGSIAFAEPDWHGQLDKWLQENSNIPTTLGPKLLPANDPSWEEAHVILNNAPVSVAPIDVAKYFVTDVPQKWIKAWKDSDFANPVVVLFFAATNTKPSGDTTPWCAAFLNWCLARSGLTGTESAGSQSFTNWGDTVWAVGSPMPGRAKPGNVAVFRHKSDPAHGHVAFYEAVSADQANSIVILGGNHIAGTTHLIQEKTLPIDRDLELRRIASIKGL, encoded by the coding sequence GTGGGCGCGCTTGCGACCATGGGCTTGGGTTCGATAGCATTCGCTGAGCCCGATTGGCACGGACAGCTCGACAAATGGTTGCAAGAGAACAGCAACATCCCTACAACATTGGGACCTAAGCTTCTTCCCGCCAACGATCCAAGTTGGGAGGAAGCACACGTTATCCTGAACAACGCGCCTGTTTCTGTGGCGCCCATCGACGTCGCCAAGTACTTCGTCACTGATGTTCCGCAAAAGTGGATTAAGGCTTGGAAAGACAGCGATTTCGCGAATCCAGTTGTAGTGCTTTTCTTCGCGGCAACGAACACAAAGCCGTCCGGTGACACGACGCCTTGGTGCGCCGCATTTCTTAATTGGTGCTTGGCTCGAAGCGGATTAACTGGAACCGAGAGTGCCGGATCTCAAAGCTTTACCAATTGGGGCGATACCGTTTGGGCGGTAGGAAGCCCAATGCCAGGCCGCGCAAAACCGGGTAACGTTGCGGTATTCAGACATAAATCCGACCCCGCCCATGGACACGTTGCCTTTTACGAGGCGGTTAGTGCGGACCAAGCCAATTCGATCGTTATCCTTGGCGGCAACCACATTGCCGGCACAACCCATCTCATTCAAGAAAAGACTTTGCCCATAGATCGTGACCTGGAATTAAGGCGCATAGCATCCATAAAGGGACTTTAA
- a CDS encoding HNH endonuclease yields MSSQVFSAQVREAIWTAHGHKCLYCTEPLLFTGLVIDHVIPEATTYSELQAIIERIGLRPGFDIYNWENHAPVCYECNKGKLDTPFHDAFLSIILKKIEARLPKVVELIKKAKDEWELDKVLRTIVKAVDAGKFSYDDIVKHVEIMKRFPHGIRGSKGPTPPQSPEKRVLGIEFSGHWGKLKLSPVVQEQIRDLHITVGQLAALVQNSVIERHFQIKTSPLLSWSDLLKYQMRMNAADTLGEGETRLDFAMVDDMVEVTDLVVHRKD; encoded by the coding sequence ATGTCATCGCAAGTCTTCTCGGCGCAAGTTCGCGAGGCAATTTGGACAGCTCACGGTCACAAGTGCCTGTATTGTACTGAGCCGTTGCTGTTTACCGGACTGGTGATTGACCATGTCATCCCGGAAGCGACGACGTACAGCGAACTGCAGGCGATCATAGAGCGGATCGGATTGCGCCCCGGCTTTGATATCTACAACTGGGAGAACCATGCCCCAGTTTGTTATGAGTGCAACAAGGGTAAGCTGGACACGCCGTTCCACGACGCCTTTTTATCGATCATCCTTAAGAAGATTGAGGCGAGGCTGCCCAAGGTAGTAGAGCTCATCAAGAAGGCGAAAGACGAGTGGGAACTCGACAAAGTCCTTAGAACCATAGTCAAGGCCGTTGACGCTGGAAAATTCAGTTACGATGACATCGTCAAGCATGTGGAGATCATGAAAAGATTTCCACATGGCATTAGAGGTTCGAAAGGTCCGACGCCGCCACAGTCACCTGAGAAGCGAGTATTGGGAATCGAGTTTTCCGGTCACTGGGGCAAGCTCAAGTTGTCCCCTGTTGTGCAGGAACAGATCAGGGATCTGCATATCACGGTGGGCCAGCTTGCGGCACTTGTCCAAAATTCCGTGATTGAACGGCATTTCCAGATTAAGACATCGCCGCTACTGTCCTGGTCGGATCTCCTGAAATACCAAATGCGGATGAACGCAGCGGACACACTTGGTGAGGGGGAGACCCGGCTCGATTTCGCAATGGTCGACGACATGGTGGAGGTGACAGACCTAGTCGTTCACCGAAAGGATTGA
- a CDS encoding DUF2312 domain-containing protein, which translates to MADEIAAESSNVAAAELRQFIERIERLEEEKQTISDDIKDVFGEAKGRGYDTKAMKTIIRLRKKDANERLEEESILQTYMAALGME; encoded by the coding sequence ATGGCAGACGAAATCGCAGCAGAATCCTCGAACGTGGCCGCAGCTGAACTCCGCCAGTTCATCGAGCGCATCGAGCGCCTAGAGGAAGAGAAGCAAACGATCAGCGACGACATCAAGGATGTTTTTGGTGAGGCAAAGGGCCGAGGTTATGACACGAAGGCGATGAAGACCATCATTCGCCTTCGCAAGAAAGATGCGAACGAGCGCCTGGAGGAGGAGTCGATCCTGCAGACCTATATGGCCGCGTTGGGCATGGAATGA
- a CDS encoding RNA-directed DNA polymerase gives MVAKNKSERLRRLLSHGYFAPELPPCFVSTDLARYRKSIFDSVAAMPAVKQQPAYYRYITEPAWFYFPRFGKDDRRHGVPNPVSYLLLSKAIADNYVHFRRSAKKSRLTSSPPVFDWSGTRAVMRPSVDLRDDFRIDLSSRREEYVSADLRSFFHSIYTHSIPWAIYGKDWAKVPANRGYNHYGNLLDLLSRNLQGAQTIGLPVGPDTSRLLAEVVASGIDEKLRERLGVTARDASRYIDDFTISGTNGERGEDIIAALRQAASHFELELNNEKSAVNSTATRHDIGWKQAARAYIPRGNPDLSGMQQFFYEVGRLCEAHPSINVEKFAFSCARTAFVRSSGWKTIQSLLINAYRRNSTLISLVVEIFILRQIEHADVDLSNLKDFLDHRLPALARANRTGEIIWLLFLAVRLEVAISVSAANSLLPIDNAMVGLLVAFAKSRTLIHGQFDLTSWNASHTPDGLKGPMWLYAYQTAFQGLVPGVATAFIEQDPYFSTLLAKKVSFLKIDNGFASVANTIRSLRSENERISRVRSDFLEDFTVDIEDYDDDDFEEAADAVIDEGY, from the coding sequence ATGGTAGCCAAGAATAAATCCGAGAGGCTGCGACGGCTGCTCTCCCATGGGTACTTCGCACCCGAGCTACCGCCTTGCTTCGTGTCCACGGACCTTGCACGCTATCGAAAATCGATATTCGACAGCGTCGCAGCTATGCCAGCGGTCAAGCAACAGCCAGCGTACTACCGGTACATAACGGAACCAGCCTGGTTCTACTTTCCAAGGTTTGGCAAGGACGATCGCCGTCATGGCGTCCCCAATCCGGTGTCCTACCTCTTGCTGTCGAAGGCGATTGCCGACAACTACGTGCATTTCCGTCGCAGCGCAAAGAAGTCGCGACTGACTTCCTCTCCACCAGTGTTTGATTGGAGCGGAACACGTGCAGTAATGCGGCCGAGTGTGGACCTGCGTGATGACTTCCGCATCGATCTTTCATCCCGACGGGAAGAGTATGTCAGCGCGGACCTCCGATCGTTCTTCCATTCCATCTACACGCACTCAATCCCGTGGGCGATCTATGGAAAGGATTGGGCAAAGGTGCCCGCAAACCGCGGATACAACCACTATGGAAATCTGTTGGATCTCCTGTCACGCAACCTCCAGGGTGCACAGACCATAGGCTTGCCTGTTGGGCCCGATACGTCCCGTCTGCTTGCCGAAGTAGTAGCGTCCGGCATAGACGAAAAGCTTCGGGAGCGGCTCGGTGTCACGGCAAGGGACGCTTCCAGATACATCGACGACTTCACGATCAGCGGAACCAACGGAGAGCGGGGCGAGGACATCATCGCAGCTCTTCGTCAAGCAGCATCGCATTTCGAGCTGGAGCTGAACAATGAGAAGTCGGCGGTCAACTCGACAGCAACGCGTCACGACATCGGCTGGAAACAGGCGGCGCGGGCCTATATCCCGCGCGGGAACCCCGATCTGTCAGGCATGCAGCAGTTCTTTTACGAGGTGGGGCGTTTGTGCGAAGCCCACCCAAGCATCAACGTCGAGAAGTTCGCGTTTTCGTGCGCCAGAACAGCTTTTGTCCGATCTTCCGGCTGGAAGACAATCCAGAGTCTGCTGATCAACGCCTATCGTCGAAATTCAACTCTGATATCACTTGTCGTCGAAATCTTCATCCTGCGCCAGATAGAACATGCGGATGTTGACCTGAGCAATCTCAAGGACTTTCTGGATCATCGTCTACCCGCGCTCGCGCGAGCCAATCGCACGGGCGAGATCATATGGCTGCTTTTTCTGGCGGTGCGGCTGGAGGTGGCCATTTCCGTCAGCGCAGCCAATTCCCTTTTGCCAATCGACAATGCCATGGTCGGTCTACTGGTTGCCTTTGCCAAGTCTCGGACATTGATACATGGCCAGTTCGATCTGACATCATGGAACGCGTCACATACCCCAGATGGTCTGAAGGGGCCAATGTGGCTGTATGCGTATCAGACGGCCTTCCAAGGTTTGGTGCCCGGCGTCGCCACAGCATTCATCGAGCAGGACCCCTATTTCTCCACGCTTCTCGCCAAAAAAGTGAGTTTCTTGAAAATCGACAACGGCTTCGCATCCGTCGCAAACACGATCCGATCATTGCGCAGCGAAAACGAGAGAATTAGTCGAGTTAGAAGCGATTTCCTGGAAGACTTCACGGTCGATATCGAAGACTATGACGACGACGATTTTGAGGAGGCCGCCGACGCCGTCATTGACGAGGGTTACTGA